In the genome of Apostichopus japonicus isolate 1M-3 chromosome 15, ASM3797524v1, whole genome shotgun sequence, one region contains:
- the LOC139981506 gene encoding uncharacterized protein isoform X2: MQVLKHLWLIVTMCILHGTKSVFTDCTSHQNARIGSSWKIDCRLQGDWREIKYYHDNPVEGNLLIMSNQDNEHRFGFGRDIGTLDIDEDGAMVINNVTIDHISLYTLIYTDRDGHDYQHEFIIIDYPATVYAHYGSDALINCYFPQSQRVYWYDSTSRNARPIASLEGGRKVGSGVSAGKYDITNTGGLLIRNTTFSDEKTYRVIVIVSNIHTLTTDQKVVIYASVETAVFSVDVCEGRNFCLVQLQDPTFFMCRETNTGPHTSLSWTRNTSNGTRLVNTSKSFDGNMYEAFVSTNANLNSTDRLYVYICNSIIDIPAKPLRQIVVMVEDESKDYITTLLKPTYYKAYDDVRLVCTNENPLFILWKRNHETIGYYHEGKSDVLKPGYELDDKDGSLLINKFSYTHEGEYVCIYNNGKVEEEQQHNIKTVVTPINPTPSIVGCLEPLDCTFNVTSSGFLTCLIEGVLPIVHPKWIHDEYVSSRITFSQPQLIVRNVGSLFNIYLTTYYEITTDQVYESETDEDWQAYDVTASCSVNYEILGQHKTDVTLHLQKRTSAVTEDRIRKRYGVHNNWLCVIPVIVLSVIMIIIIGFTTWQSRRGDLRQQEII, translated from the exons ATGCAGGTCTTAAAACATCTATGGTTAATCGTCACTATGTGCATTCTACACG GTACTAAAAGTGTTTTTACAGACTGTACAAGTCACCAAAATGCACGAATCGGCAGTAGTTGGAAAATTGACTGCAGGCTGCAAGGAGATTGGAGGGAAATTAAATATTACCACGATAACCCAGTCGAAGGAAATTTACTAATTATGTCTAATCAAG ATAACGAGCATAGATTTGGATTTGGGCGCGACATCGGTACCCTGGATATTGATGAAGATGGCGCCATGGTTATCAACAATGTTACAATAGATCATATATCTTTGTATACGTTGATATACACCGACAGAGACGGACATGATTATCAACATGAATTTATCATTATAG ATTATCCTGCTACTGTTTACGCCCATTATGGATCCGACGCACTCATAAATTGTTACTTTCCTCAGTCTCAAAGGGTGTATTGGTACGACTCAACGTCACGTAATGCACGACCAATCGCAAGTCTTGAAGGAGGCCGGAAGGTGGGGTCAGGAGTCTCTGCCGGGAAATACGATATTACCAATACCGGTGGACTACTGATAAGGAATACTACTTTCAGCGACGAAAAAACATACCGTGTTATAGTTATTGTATCcaatatacatacattaacaACAGATCAGAAAGTCGTTATATATG CTAGCGTCGAGACAGCGGTATTTTCAGTAGATGTTTGCGAGGGAAGAAACTTCTGTTTGGTGCAGCTGCAAGATCCGACATTTTTTATGTGTCGGGAAACAAATACAGGACCTCATACGTCACTGAGCTGGACAAGGAACACATCAAACGGTACACGATTAGTTAATACTTCTAAGTCCTTTGATGGAAACATGTACGAGGCTTTCGTATCAACGAATGCAAATCTTAACTCGACAGACCGACTTTATGTTTACATCTGTAACTCTATAATAGATATTCCAGCTAAGCCATTAAGACAAATAGTTGTAATGGTCGAAGATGAGAGTAAGGACTACATCACTACTCTGTTGAAACCGACATATTATAAGGCATATGATGACGTCAGGTTAGTCTGCACCAATGAGAATCCTTTGTTCATATTATGGAAAAGAAACCACGAAACTATTGGATACTACCACGAAGGCAAATCGGATGTATTGAAACCTGGTTACGAGCTTGATGATAAGGATGGATCGTTGCTCATTAACAAATTCTCATATACACACGAGGGTGAATATGTTTGTATCTACAACAATGGTAAAGTCGAGGAAGAACAGCAACATAATATCAAGACCGTTG TTACACCAATCAATCCTACACCTTCTATCGTTGGGTGTTTAGAGCCATTGGATTGCACATTTAATGTTACAAGCAGTGGATTTCTGACATGTTTAATAGAGGGCGTTCTTCCAATCGTGCATCCGAAATGGATCCACGATGAATATGTTTCTTCCAGAATTACTTTCAGTCAACCACAGCTAATAGTGAGAAATGTTGGGTCTTTGTTTAACATATACTTGACTACTTACTACGAAATAACGACTGACCAGGTTTATGAAAGTGAGACAGACGAAGACTGGCAGGCTTATGACGTCACAGCGTCCTGCTCTGTGAACTACGAGATTCTTGGGCAACACAAGACGGACGTTACGCTGCATCTCCAGAAACGTACTTCAG CTGTAACAGAGGATAGGATAAGGAAGAGGTATGGAG TACATAATAACTGGCTGTGTGTCATCCCAGTTATTGTATTGTCTgtcatcatgattattattattggctTTACAACATGGCAAAGCAGGAGAGGAGACCTGCGTCAACAAGAAATCATCTGA
- the LOC139981506 gene encoding uncharacterized protein isoform X3, producing the protein MCTKSVLTDCTSHQNARIGSSWKIDCRLQGDWSEVKYYHDNPVERNLLIMSNQDNEHRFGFGRDIGTLDIDEDGAMVINNVTIDHISLYTLIYTDRDGHDYQHEFIIIDYPATVYAHYGSDALINCYFPQSQRVYWYDSTSRNARPIASLEGGRKVGSGVSAGKYDITNTGGLLIRNTTFSDEKTYRVIVIVSNIHTLTTDQKVVIYASVETAVFSVDVCEGRNFCLVQLQDPTFFMCRETNTGPHTSLSWTRNTSNGTRLVNTSKSFDGNMYEAFVSTNANLNSTDRLYVYICNSIIDIPAKPLRQIVVMVEDESKDYITTLLKPTYYKAYDDVRLVCTNENPLFILWKRNHETIGYYHEGKSDVLKPGYELDDKDGSLLINKFSYTHEGEYVCIYNNGKVEEEQQHNIKTVVTPINPTPSIVGCLEPLDCTFNVTSSGFLTCLIEGVLPIVHPKWIHDEYVSSRITFSQPQLIVRNVGSLFNIYLTTYYEITTDQVYESETDEDWQAYDVTASCSVNYEILGQHKTDVTLHLQKRTSAVTEDRIRKRYGVHNNWLCVIPVIVLSVIMIIIIGFTTWQSRRGDLRQQEII; encoded by the exons ATAACGAGCATAGATTTGGATTTGGGCGCGACATCGGTACCCTGGATATTGATGAAGATGGCGCCATGGTTATCAACAATGTTACAATAGATCATATATCTTTGTATACGTTGATATACACCGACAGAGACGGACATGATTATCAACATGAATTTATCATTATAG ATTATCCTGCTACTGTTTACGCCCATTATGGATCCGACGCACTCATAAATTGTTACTTTCCTCAGTCTCAAAGGGTGTATTGGTACGACTCAACGTCACGTAATGCACGACCAATCGCAAGTCTTGAAGGAGGCCGGAAGGTGGGGTCAGGAGTCTCTGCCGGGAAATACGATATTACCAATACCGGTGGACTACTGATAAGGAATACTACTTTCAGCGACGAAAAAACATACCGTGTTATAGTTATTGTATCcaatatacatacattaacaACAGATCAGAAAGTCGTTATATATG CTAGCGTCGAGACAGCGGTATTTTCAGTAGATGTTTGCGAGGGAAGAAACTTCTGTTTGGTGCAGCTGCAAGATCCGACATTTTTTATGTGTCGGGAAACAAATACAGGACCTCATACGTCACTGAGCTGGACAAGGAACACATCAAACGGTACACGATTAGTTAATACTTCTAAGTCCTTTGATGGAAACATGTACGAGGCTTTCGTATCAACGAATGCAAATCTTAACTCGACAGACCGACTTTATGTTTACATCTGTAACTCTATAATAGATATTCCAGCTAAGCCATTAAGACAAATAGTTGTAATGGTCGAAGATGAGAGTAAGGACTACATCACTACTCTGTTGAAACCGACATATTATAAGGCATATGATGACGTCAGGTTAGTCTGCACCAATGAGAATCCTTTGTTCATATTATGGAAAAGAAACCACGAAACTATTGGATACTACCACGAAGGCAAATCGGATGTATTGAAACCTGGTTACGAGCTTGATGATAAGGATGGATCGTTGCTCATTAACAAATTCTCATATACACACGAGGGTGAATATGTTTGTATCTACAACAATGGTAAAGTCGAGGAAGAACAGCAACATAATATCAAGACCGTTG TTACACCAATCAATCCTACACCTTCTATCGTTGGGTGTTTAGAGCCATTGGATTGCACATTTAATGTTACAAGCAGTGGATTTCTGACATGTTTAATAGAGGGCGTTCTTCCAATCGTGCATCCGAAATGGATCCACGATGAATATGTTTCTTCCAGAATTACTTTCAGTCAACCACAGCTAATAGTGAGAAATGTTGGGTCTTTGTTTAACATATACTTGACTACTTACTACGAAATAACGACTGACCAGGTTTATGAAAGTGAGACAGACGAAGACTGGCAGGCTTATGACGTCACAGCGTCCTGCTCTGTGAACTACGAGATTCTTGGGCAACACAAGACGGACGTTACGCTGCATCTCCAGAAACGTACTTCAG CTGTAACAGAGGATAGGATAAGGAAGAGGTATGGAG TACATAATAACTGGCTGTGTGTCATCCCAGTTATTGTATTGTCTgtcatcatgattattattattggctTTACAACATGGCAAAGCAGGAGAGGAGACCTGCGTCAACAAGAAATCATCTGA